Proteins encoded within one genomic window of Prosthecobacter fusiformis:
- a CDS encoding c-type cytochrome domain-containing protein gives MKTHAKILSLSLFSAAAAVAQDAEKITYEDHVRPLLENKCFSCHSPDKKKGDLDLTSFGALMTGGGGGAIVDAGNSDASRLWATCAKKEEPFMPPEGAPLNAKELEILAKWISGGLLETKSSVAKKSAKPKVEMAVTVTSGRPEGPIAKPEHVLLEPVIVTPRTTAVIAMAASPWTSLMAVAGTKQILLYDTDTRQLAGIFPYEEGYARSLSFSRNGSLLIMGGGKGGKLGHAIVWDVKTGKRIVEIGKEFDQVMSADISPDQKMVVIGSPSKKVKVYDTATGEELYMISKHTEWIMGTAFSPDGVLLATSDRNGNVMVWEASNGGEFYVLGQHKASCTDLAWRADSNILASSSMDGTISLWEMNEGKQVKNWAAHGGGVQSVSFTPDGRLVSSGNDGLIRTWDMNGTKIGEAASQGDIVTKVVALHDSKTAVSANWRGEIKVWSVEAKMLEKGQLSSNPPLIAQRIVESEKMAATLVSQLPEVEAKLKAAQEAVPAAEARLAETKKKAADAQAAVAALEEEVKNLPAQIAAAEKTVPEAQAKKDAQVALLKTHEQSLAEIKNIEAALAKLNADKAALTKPEDAPKVAELTQAIGEQTGKLEALKQATAAAPQPIADFDKAIKAAQDQVAALKAAKPAKEKQLPGLKKGLEAWPKNIADNEKQVADAKAALPPLEAQLADHKSQIAVMQKLPTVLKAAQFNVGVLTEKEKLAKLEGDFNDYTAAKKENEEAKAANFARIESSTKAIAEATNQIPQHEATLAKLKAELEGLEAATTPTRTADAAAAAKLDEHKKTLAAREAEVAALAKVRDDGIAASKKSAEDIQKAIDPLVKKLAEVAAALKAPEEQVKSKLANVTKFEADLAAAKKSAADLTAALPAQEKGVADAEAPLAKITEDLQAADKALAEVRLATANSGRAIQSARAEVAQAEKALADAKAKNEDAAPHEQALSAAQAKQAAAEKQATEATLKLADAQGEFDARRAANEAAQKVLTDSRNVVAKTKADLTNATAAAAQAEKQIPAAKAELAAAEKAVAPHRGQHESISKEIAAQQAALAAKQAIPAALEAEFGAKAAPINAVIAQLKAAQPPLEAAFAEAHAKLDAETKIVEAKKLEVGQSITALEAAKKKKTESEAAIAAAEKDIPVRDKNLAEITTELAKMEPQLDPLRTKVKQMEEQYFTMLPK, from the coding sequence ATGAAGACCCACGCTAAGATCCTTTCACTCAGCCTCTTCTCTGCCGCCGCTGCGGTCGCCCAAGATGCCGAAAAGATCACTTATGAGGACCACGTTCGTCCCTTGCTGGAGAACAAATGTTTTTCCTGCCACAGCCCAGACAAAAAGAAAGGCGACCTCGACCTAACCAGCTTTGGTGCTCTCATGACCGGGGGTGGCGGGGGTGCCATCGTGGATGCGGGTAACTCGGATGCCAGCCGCCTCTGGGCCACCTGTGCCAAAAAGGAAGAGCCATTCATGCCACCTGAAGGTGCTCCTCTGAATGCCAAAGAACTCGAGATCCTCGCCAAATGGATCAGCGGCGGTTTGCTGGAGACGAAGTCCAGCGTCGCCAAAAAATCCGCCAAACCAAAAGTGGAAATGGCCGTCACCGTCACCAGCGGCAGGCCTGAAGGCCCCATTGCCAAGCCTGAGCACGTGCTGCTGGAGCCTGTTATTGTGACTCCACGTACCACTGCCGTCATCGCCATGGCCGCCAGTCCCTGGACTTCCCTCATGGCCGTGGCCGGGACCAAGCAGATCCTGCTCTATGATACGGATACCCGCCAGCTCGCTGGCATTTTCCCCTATGAGGAAGGGTATGCACGCAGCCTCAGCTTCAGCCGCAACGGCTCCCTCCTCATCATGGGCGGCGGCAAAGGCGGCAAGCTCGGCCATGCGATTGTGTGGGATGTAAAGACGGGCAAACGCATTGTCGAAATCGGCAAGGAGTTTGACCAGGTCATGAGTGCTGACATCAGCCCCGATCAAAAGATGGTCGTCATTGGTAGCCCCTCCAAAAAGGTAAAGGTGTACGACACCGCCACTGGTGAAGAGCTCTACATGATCAGCAAGCATACTGAATGGATCATGGGCACTGCCTTCAGTCCCGATGGTGTCTTGCTCGCCACCTCAGACCGCAATGGCAATGTCATGGTTTGGGAAGCCTCCAATGGCGGTGAATTTTATGTCCTGGGTCAGCACAAAGCCTCCTGCACAGATCTCGCTTGGCGCGCGGATTCCAATATCCTCGCCTCCAGCTCCATGGACGGTACCATCAGTCTTTGGGAAATGAACGAGGGCAAGCAGGTCAAGAATTGGGCCGCCCATGGCGGTGGTGTCCAGTCTGTGTCCTTCACTCCCGATGGCCGCCTTGTCTCCAGTGGCAATGACGGACTCATCCGCACCTGGGACATGAATGGCACCAAGATTGGCGAAGCCGCCAGCCAGGGTGATATCGTCACCAAAGTAGTCGCCCTTCACGATTCCAAAACGGCTGTTTCTGCCAACTGGCGGGGCGAGATTAAAGTCTGGTCTGTAGAGGCCAAGATGCTTGAAAAAGGCCAGCTTTCCAGCAATCCGCCGCTCATTGCTCAACGGATCGTCGAGTCTGAAAAAATGGCCGCCACACTCGTCAGCCAGTTGCCTGAAGTGGAAGCTAAATTGAAGGCGGCGCAGGAAGCTGTTCCAGCAGCCGAAGCCCGGCTTGCCGAAACCAAGAAAAAAGCCGCCGATGCCCAGGCTGCTGTTGCCGCGCTAGAGGAGGAGGTCAAGAATCTTCCAGCCCAGATCGCCGCGGCTGAAAAGACCGTGCCCGAGGCGCAGGCCAAAAAGGATGCGCAGGTCGCCCTCCTCAAAACACATGAGCAATCCCTGGCTGAAATCAAAAACATTGAGGCTGCATTGGCCAAGCTGAATGCTGACAAAGCCGCCCTCACCAAGCCTGAAGACGCGCCAAAAGTGGCCGAACTTACCCAAGCCATTGGCGAGCAAACTGGCAAGCTGGAGGCTCTGAAACAGGCCACCGCTGCCGCACCTCAGCCCATCGCTGATTTCGACAAGGCCATCAAAGCCGCTCAGGACCAAGTTGCCGCTTTGAAAGCTGCCAAGCCTGCCAAGGAAAAGCAACTGCCGGGTCTGAAGAAGGGCCTCGAAGCCTGGCCGAAAAACATCGCAGACAATGAGAAGCAGGTCGCGGATGCAAAGGCTGCTTTGCCACCCCTCGAAGCCCAGCTTGCCGACCACAAGAGCCAGATCGCCGTGATGCAAAAACTGCCCACGGTTTTGAAGGCTGCCCAGTTCAATGTCGGTGTCCTAACCGAGAAGGAAAAGCTGGCCAAGCTGGAAGGCGACTTTAACGATTACACAGCCGCCAAGAAAGAGAACGAAGAAGCTAAGGCTGCCAACTTTGCACGCATCGAGTCATCCACAAAAGCCATCGCCGAAGCCACCAATCAGATCCCTCAGCATGAGGCCACCCTGGCCAAGCTGAAGGCTGAACTCGAAGGCCTCGAGGCTGCCACCACACCCACTCGCACCGCGGATGCAGCGGCTGCGGCCAAGCTGGATGAGCATAAGAAAACCCTCGCTGCCCGCGAGGCCGAAGTCGCCGCTCTTGCCAAGGTTCGTGACGATGGCATCGCCGCCTCCAAAAAGTCTGCCGAGGACATCCAAAAAGCCATTGATCCTCTGGTTAAAAAACTGGCTGAAGTCGCTGCCGCACTCAAAGCTCCAGAAGAGCAGGTGAAGAGCAAGCTGGCCAATGTCACCAAGTTTGAGGCGGATCTTGCGGCCGCTAAAAAGTCCGCTGCCGACCTCACGGCTGCACTGCCAGCCCAGGAAAAAGGCGTTGCTGATGCCGAGGCTCCCTTGGCCAAAATCACCGAGGATCTCCAGGCTGCCGACAAGGCATTGGCCGAAGTGCGTCTCGCCACGGCTAACTCTGGCCGTGCCATTCAGTCTGCCCGTGCCGAAGTAGCCCAGGCTGAAAAAGCACTGGCCGATGCCAAGGCCAAAAATGAAGATGCCGCGCCTCATGAGCAGGCACTTTCCGCCGCTCAGGCCAAGCAGGCTGCCGCTGAAAAACAAGCCACCGAGGCCACTCTGAAACTGGCCGATGCCCAGGGCGAATTCGATGCCCGTCGCGCAGCCAATGAGGCCGCACAGAAGGTGCTCACCGATTCACGCAATGTCGTCGCGAAGACCAAAGCAGACCTAACCAATGCCACTGCTGCCGCCGCCCAGGCAGAGAAGCAGATACCTGCTGCCAAAGCCGAACTGGCTGCTGCCGAAAAAGCCGTCGCTCCTCATCGCGGTCAGCATGAAAGCATCAGCAAAGAAATCGCCGCCCAGCAGGCTGCTCTGGCTGCCAAGCAAGCCATCCCTGCCGCCCTGGAAGCTGAATTTGGAGCCAAAGCCGCCCCGATCAATGCGGTCATCGCCCAACTGAAAGCCGCCCAACCGCCGCTCGAAGCCGCCTTCGCCGAAGCTCACGCGAAGCTCGACGCCGAGACCAAAATTGTCGAAGCCAAGAAACTCGAAGTCGGCCAGTCCATCACCGCACTCGAAGCCGCGAAAAAGAAAAAGACCGAGTCCGAAGCCGCCATCGCCGCCGCCGAAAAAGACATCCCTGTCCGCGATAAAAACCTCGCCGAAATCACCACCGAACTCGCCAAAATGGAACCCCAGCTCGATCCCCTTCGCACCAAGGTGAAACAGATGGAAGAGCAGTATTTCACCATGTTGCCGAAGTAA